The window GCATGCTGCTCTGCTTGGATCGAAAGCAACGGCTAATCTTCACGCTGGGAGCGATCCTGGGCGTCAGCGATGCAGTGGCGAGCGAAGTCCTCGAAATGACCTCCGATAACTTTCGGCAATGCCTGGCCCGCGCTCGCCGGGATCTATACAGCTTCATGAATCACCAATGCGGACTAGTGAATAAGAACAATCCCTGTCGATGCTCCAAAAAGACCCGCGGTTTTATCGAGCATGGGCACGTCGATCCCGCCCGCTTGCTGTTCGTGCCGAAGAATGTGGAGCGCGTTCGGGAAGTTGCCGATGACACGGCCCACGAAATCGACGACTTCGTGGAACATCAGCACGTCGCCATTTTCCGTGAACACCCTTTTCTCCAGCCGGCAGATGAGATTGGCTGGGTCCGGCGGATCCTCCAGCGTCCCGATTTTCAGAGAATGCTCGGTCTCAACTGAGAAATCTCACGCCGAGTTGTCACAGTCGGAATTGGCGAGTGTCTCTGAGATAGACGGAGTGATGAGCTCCGCAAATTTCACACTGGAGAGACGATCATGACACTGCACTTGCCGCAACCCGTTGACGCCTATTTCACTGCCGACAAAGCCGATGGCGAGGCGGTTTCCAACTGCTTCACGGCCAATGCCGTTGTGAAGGATGAGGGCCACACGTATCAGGGCCAGGCCGCCATCAAGAAATGGAAGGACGATGTAGCAACCAAGTACACGTACACGTGCGATCCCTTCGCGTGCGAATCGCAGAATGGCAAGACCGTAGTTACTTGCCGGCTGCAAGGCAATTTTCCCGGCAGCCCTGCCGACCTTCGGTTCTTATTCCAGCTCACGGGCAACAAGATCGAATCGTTGGAGGTGATTCCGTAACGCGCTCTCTGGTTAGTAAATGCGTCCCGACCAGCACCCCGAGTTGGACAAAGCCGTTAACCAAATTCCAGGCGGCAACGGAGAGCGCAGAGAGTTTTCGCGAGAGTGGTGGCTGACGCGCCGGCGGACTAAAATGGGGAGCGCAGAACGGCGACGTCGAGAGATCGCTGCGGTCGCCGTAAACCCTTGCAGATACGCTAGTAAACGCGAACGGCCAGAGAAACTCTCTGGCCGGCGTGGTGCGTTAACCCGAGGGTAGCCACGGGTTAGGGATTTTGGAGAAGCTCCCCTAGCAGGACTCGAACCTAGGCCCCAGCAGTTAACAGCCAAATCACTTGGTGGCCACCCACGTCGGAACTTATTCCGTTTTTGTACTGCTTTAGCTCGCAGGTACCGCCGAAAACCGCTTGAAAATGAGAGTCAATGAAAGGGATTGAAATGGGGCGTTTTCGGGCCTAAAAATGCTGGAAATCCCCGGTAAATCTCGCGAAAACGCAGGCTCGTTTTCCTTGGCTGAAAATCCATGTGTCGCCGGTTCCATTTCGGTCACGTTCGTCGCCGGCTGCCTGCAATTCCTTCTGGGTTGAGCGCGGCCACTGTAGCAAAATGTAGTTAATTCACCTGAAGATTGCGAAATCTCCCGCAATTCCGAGCGGTACAACCTGAGTACTGCAGAACGACTTTCAGCGGTTATCTTCGGCAAATCAGTACTCAGCTAGGTTTCCTGCTACTTGTCATCCGCGAGCATCAGCACGATGTTTGGTGCACGACTGGCGGGCGGTTTCTCTTCGCAATTTGCCCCTCGAACAGACATCGAGAGGCAGCAGATGGTGAGGATGAGTGGCGCAAAAGAGCGTAGTAAACGACCAAGCATGAACCACCAGGCTGATGGAGAGAAACTGGAGAACGAGCGCCAGTATCTGTCGAGTGAATTGGCAGGTCAACGGTGAAGCCGCGACCTGGCAACTCGTTCGCAATACTCCCAGCTGGAAGATGCCCTTATTTCAATTGCGAACTAGCATCCGTCTCCGCGTCGTTCGGCCGGATCGATTCGAAGTAGCGACGGATGGTTTGACGATGGCCCAGCGGAATTGGTTCGCTGTCGAGCACGTCTTCGGAGATCTTTTTATACTTCGCATAGTTCTCGCGATATTCGCGCTGCGACTGCTGCGAGCCTTCGGGCGAGTGCGTCGTTTCGGTTTCGACTTCACCTTCGCCCGATTGTTGCCCCTTGATCTTTTCCTGCTTGCCGCCGAGCTTGGCGGTTCGCTCGCCGAGTTCGCCATCGCTCCCGGCCAAGCCCCAATTCTTGCCGCCGGGCTTGTTCGATTTGCTTTTGTTCTTGCTGGTGCTTTCGCACTCGCATTCGCCCTTGCATTCACCCAGGCAATTGCATTGCTTGGTCAGCAGATCGTGCAGCTTCTTGCGTTTCCCTTGTTTGCTCGCTTCGCCGGCCAGTTTTTGGCTTCCTTCAGAGAAACCCTTCCTGTCGTTGCCGAGGCCTGACGACATCTGGCTGAGGGCATTGCTGAGAGAATTCTGGCCGCTGCTATCGGCTTGTTTGGCGGCTTTTTCCAGCTTTTCCTTCACGGCTTTTTCGGTGGCGCGATCGAGCTCCGGAGCCTCGGCTTTGGCGAGTTGTTCGGCGGCTTTTTCGTACTGACCAGCCGACAGCGCCTGACCGGCCTCGGACAATTGCTCGGCAAGCGCGAGCGCTTCACCGACGGCTTGAAACTGTGCATCCATCGAAACGGGATTGCGTTTGGCTTGTTCGCTTTGCAACGCGGCCTGCATTTCGGAAAGCTTGGCGAGCGCCTCGCGCACGTCGGTGCCGGGCTGCTTGAGTTCCTCAATCGCCACGGCCAGTTCTTTGACGAGCTTTTTCAAATCCTCGTCTTTTTCTTTTTCGGCATATTGTTCGAGCTCAGTCAGCTCGGCGGCAGCGCGTTCTGCTTGAGCAATCACCACATCGAGCGGCGCTGGCTTGCTGGCCGTCGCGGGTCGATTCCAACCGCCGACGATCACGAGCGACAGCGTGGCGATGAAGGCCGCGGCGGCGTACGGAAGAACGCGCGGCATGTGCCACGGCACGACTTCGTGCGGCTTGATCGATTGCAGATGATCGAGCGCGTCGGCAAAGGCCAAGCGCTCGACGACAGGCAGATGCGAGCGAGCACTGAACTCGAGCGCCGTGCTCGCGCGATCCTTGAGTGCATAGCGGGCATCCACCGCGCTGGCCGCGTGTTGCCAATTGAGTTGCCAGCAGCAACCCACGATCGCAGCCGTCGCGCTGCCGACCAGCGGCAGTGCAACCGGAATCCAACCGGCCAACTGCCAGTCGAACAGCCAGTTGGCGGCGGCCAAAAACAGCCCCGGCGCCGAACCGAGCAGAAGTCCCCAGGCGGCCAGCCACGCTACCCGCACGAACTGCTGGCGGGAAAGAACAGGAGCCAGTTGCCGCTGAACCTTCTTGTCCATGACCATTCTCCTCGGATGTCCGCAGGTGGAACGAATATGGTTTTACCAGGGGGGTGGTTGAATGCCAACACAAAGCCGAGAAATCTCAGCCGTTTCGACCAGGGCTCGCGCGTCGCGACGCAGCCCCCCTTTCATACCCCCAGAATATTGCAGGCAATCGAAAGGCGTATTCGATCCGTAAGCCTTTATCATAATTATGGTTAGGGATGAAAATCGCCACAATATCGCGGCTCGAATATCGCACTTTATTCTAGTTAAATCGGGTGGTTTTCTGTTCGGGGCAAATCAATCCATTTCTGCGACCACCGGCCCTGTGCCGGTGGGGCGCTCACTGGCCAGCTACCCAAGCCCACGCTTCGCGACGACCTTACGATTTCACTGCCGTTCTCGCCGTCGGCCGTGACTGGCTTGACGTCTTTCCTCCGCGCACCTGAACCACCAACGGCCGCCGACCGAACAGCAAACTCAAATCAACCCGCCGCAGGAAGACGTCGAGCACCAGCAGCACCGCGGCGATCGTCACGAGCCAGGGCCACAGCGGTGTTGGTCGCAGGGCGGAACGCTCGGTCGGTTTGAACAACTCGGCTGCGGTCGGTGCGAACCGGCCACCCGAGACTTCGGCCAGTTGTTTGAGGAGCGGTTCGTTGGTTGGCTTCAATCGCAGCTCGTCGCTGTAGCCGACGTGCATGCCGCGCGACTGCCGATAGATCGCCTGACCGTCTTTCTTCTGGGCAATCTCCAGGTGATAAGCGCCGGTCAGCGGCGTGTCGACCGTGCCGGTGTAACGTCCCGGCGCGGTCTGAGCGAGCGTCAACTTTTGGTTGCCCAAGCGCGGGTCGATCAGCGTGAGTTCCGTTTCGGCTTGATTGAGAAAACGGCCCGCCGCATCGACGGCATCGAGCGTGACGAAGGCCTGGCCGCCGCGCTGCTCGACTTCGACGACGACGCCCTTGGCTTCGTTCTTGCGCATCGTATGGCGGACGATCTGAGCCCAGAACTTGGCAAACTCCGGCCAGGTCAGCCACTCGGCGGCCCAGCGCGTTTTGGCATCGGAAGTAAACGCAGCCGACATCCCCAAACCGTAGCGCCACCAAACGAGCAGCGGATCGCCTTTCTCGGTTGCCAGAATCAACTCGCACGTCGGCTTGGGCCGCGTCTTCACATAACCGAGCAGGAACGGCGCGTTCTCGACGTCGAGTCCCTTCAGCGCTTGCGTCGCGCGAATCACCTGCGGCACGAAGGGCTGTTCATCGATCGCGCTCTTACTCGCCGTCACGGTTTCTTTGGCAAAGATCTGCGGAATGTTGGCCGGGTCGTCGGTGAAGTAATACCGGCCGCTTCCCGCCTTGGCGACTTCTTCCAGCACATCGGTCGCGGAGTCTGCGCCCACGCCGACCGTGCTGACGGTGATTTTCATCTGATTCATTTCGGCAGCCAGGCCAGCGAAATCGCCCGGCGACGAAACACCATCGGTGAGAATGATGACATGCTTCAGCCGGGCTGTGGTTTGCTGCAGCATCTCGTGAGCCCGCTCCATGGCGGGATACATCGTCGTGCCGCCACTGGCTTCGATGCGACTGATGTCGTCGCTGATGCGACCTTTGTTGCTGGCCGATTGCATCTCGCTGATGGTGAACGTGTCGCCGTCGAAGGCCACCACGCCGATCTGATCTTTGCTGCCGAGCAGTTCGACGGCCGAGCGGGCCGCCGATTTGGCCATTTCCATCTTGTCGCCCGACATCGAGCCCGATTTGTCGATGACCAGCACCATGCCCAGTCCCGGCTTCTCCTTTTCCTTTTCAAAATCGCTGCGGACCGGCAACACTTCTTCGAGCACCGATTTGTAATAACCGCCGAGGCCGAACGACTGCTCGCCGCCGAGCATCATGAAGCCGCCGCCCAGGTCCTGCACATAGGTGCGGGCAATCTCCATCTGCCGCTGCGACAGCGCCGTGGCCGGCACGTTCGAGAGCATCAGCATTTCGTAATTCTGCAAATCGGAGAGATTGTCCGGCATGCCGGTCGGCGGCCGCACGTCGACCTGGATCTCTTCCTGCTCGAGCGCGGCGACCAAATCGCGAATCAATTTGGGATCGCTCTCGACGATCAAAACGCGCGGCTTGCCCGCCGTATAGATCAGGCCGCTCGCACTGTTGTTATCGAGCAGCGCGTCGCTCGTCAGGCCGCTGACCTGCGCGGTGAAGGCCGCCAGCCGTTCGCTTTCGATCGATTGCTGAAAACGAAAGCGGTTCTCACCCTTCTTGATCGTTTTCTTCTCATTCACGACTTGATGATCGCCACGAAAGACCTGAATCACTCCTTCGTCGTCGTGATTCGAATCGATCACCACTTCGACAAAGAACGGTTCGCCTTGGCGAACCTGAGCTGGCAGGTTCACGGCAGAGATTTGCGTTTCCAAATCCTGACGTGTCGGCAGCGGAACGGTCGAAACCGGCACGCCGGCGCGGAGCACGGTTTGCAGAGCATTCCCCAGCGTTTCGTTGCCGTCGGTGACGAGCACCACTTGCGGCACGTATCCGGGTGGCACGGCAGCGATCGCCGCTTCGACAACGGCAGCGATGTTCGTCCCTTCCTTTTTCGGAGCGGCCTGTTTTGGATCGGCCTGTTTTGGATCGGCCTGTTTTGGATCGTTCGCTTCTTTCGGGTCTTTGGCCGGTGGAGGATCGAGCGACTTCAGCTCCGTGCTCAATTGCCCCGGCGACATTTCAAACGGCAAGTAAGCCAAGCGATTCGCACCGGCCTGCGCGACGGCATCTTTGAGGAACGGCTCGATGACTTTGTTGGCCTCTTCGCCCACACTCAAACTGCGATCGACGCACACCACCACGAACTGCTCATGCGTGGGGCGCGAGAGCGTGAGCCCGGCCAGCGCGAGCAAAAGCAGCAGAACGATGATCGACCGCGTAACGAGCGACGTCTGCCGTTGCCAGCGCGGAAAATCGACCAGGCTGCGATAGAAGTAATAAATGAGAATCGGCAGCAGCACGATTCCCAGCAAGCGCCAGGGATGAGTCAGCTCGAGTGTGAAGTTGCTCATGGTTCCTAGCCGATCCACCGTCGTTGGTACAGGAACCATTCACCAATCGCCAGCAGCCAGGCCGCGGCGATGAGATAAAACCAAATCGGCCGCACGAAGAAGCTCGCCGCTGCAATGCCGGTTGCAGATTTCGCTTGCCAACCGGCAGGCACGCGCAGATCGCTTTCGGTTTTGCTGCTCAGATTGCAGGCGAGCTCTTCCAGCGGCGCGACAGGTGACGTCGAAGCTTCGATTACGGCGGGTTCGATCTTCCAAATACCAACTTCATCGAGCGGGCCGATCAAAACCTTCTCGACCTTCTCTGGCAACGGCCGCACTTCGCCGTTCGGAGAGCGCAGCACCGCCGGTTTGCCCGGCGGTAGTGTGACATTCGCAATCGCGCCCGAGACAACTGCTTCACGCATTTCACCAGCGGGACCTGCAAACCAACTGAGGGCGTTGGTCACCAGAATCGGGAACGTCGTGCGAAAAGTGAGATCCCCTTCGTCGAGGTTCACCGTCAGGACTAGTGCGCGGCGTTTTTCATCGATGTGCGCGAAGTACAGCGGATCACCACTGACCGCGCCGACCAAGGTCGTTGCTTCGGCGCGCGGCCTGAGCTGGCGCGCTTGCGGCAGGATGACGTTGTCGAGCCGCACGTGACGCATCAGCGGCGACTCGGAGTCTTGCTTGGTGACAATCGGGTTGGCGAGGGGTTCGCCCACTTCCCACAGGTCGCTCCCTGCCAGCGGATCGACGACGAATGAAGCTCCCGGCGGCAGTTCCTTCGGCACGAGGCGATGAAAGACATGCCAGACTCCCGGTTCGTAACTCGTCGGCAATTCCTTGGTCATTTTCAGCTCGACCAGCGGATTGGCTTCGAAAGCTTTTTGCAGAAACAGATTGCCGGGCGAGACGAGCAGAATTTTTTGCGTGTGCCGCGTCGGCAGAATGGCCTGCGCGCGATTGTCGGCGAGCAAAGCATCGGCCGTGGAGAGTTTGGCCACAAGCAAGCCGCCGGAGGGGGAGGTTTTTTCGAACGTGCGACTCCAGGTCTCTCCCGCCGCCAGCTTCAGCGGCAGCACATCGACCGGATTGTCGTTCAGATCGAGATCGAGTCGCGTCTCGGCCGGTTCGTCGGCAGCGTTGCACACTTCCACGAGAATTTCATAGCCCACCGGATCGAGCAAACTCCGCCGCACCTGAAACTGCGTGATGCCGATGTTCGCGCGCTGCGTGCCGATGGGCTGCAACTTCACGAGCGGATCGTCGATGAGTTTTTCCTGTTCCGCAAACCCGCCGTCGGAAAAAACGAGCACCTGCCCCGCTTTCGACTCGCCAAGCAGTCGTTTAGCGAGTTCGACTCCCTCGCTCACTCGCGTGGGGCCATCGGTCTTCGGAATATTCTGAATCGCGGCTTGCAATGTTCGTTCGTGATTCGTTAAACCGCACACGACGCGCGGATGCGTGCCAGCCGCGATGATCGCCATCTCGTCGTGAAAGCGGAGCGAGCTGACGTAACGCCCCGCGGCCTGCTTCGCGCCGGCGAGTCGCGTGGGAGCGATGTCGGTTGCGTTCATGCTCGCCGAATTGTCGATCACCACCACAATCCGACGCGCTTGCAGTTTCTCGCTCAAAAAGAACGGCTCGGCCAGCGCACCCACCAGCAACAACAGCCAAATGATCTGCATGAGCAGCGACAACCAATGCCGCAGGTTCTGCCACAGCGACCGCGGAGCTTTTTCGTCGAAGATCTGCCGCCAAAAGATGGTCGTCGAGACCGGCACCTGTTTGAGGCGGATCTTCAAAATGTAGAACACCACGATCGGAATCGTGAGCAATGCCCAAGCCAATGCCAGT is drawn from Anatilimnocola floriformis and contains these coding sequences:
- a CDS encoding RNA polymerase sigma factor, with the protein product MINPFSETAESNTTDVELVDQANSGDRAALEQLILRHQAWIFNIAVRMVFDPHDAEEVTQEVLVKVITKLSTFEGESKFRTWLYRIATNHVLNVKRRKSETQATTFADYGAAINSTPDLELPDPHGLSVDLPILVEETKNSCTMGMLLCLDRKQRLIFTLGAILGVSDAVASEVLEMTSDNFRQCLARARRDLYSFMNHQCGLVNKNNPCRCSKKTRGFIEHGHVDPARLLFVPKNVERVREVADDTAHEIDDFVEHQHVAIFREHPFLQPADEIGWVRRILQRPDFQRMLGLN
- a CDS encoding nuclear transport factor 2 family protein; its protein translation is MTLHLPQPVDAYFTADKADGEAVSNCFTANAVVKDEGHTYQGQAAIKKWKDDVATKYTYTCDPFACESQNGKTVVTCRLQGNFPGSPADLRFLFQLTGNKIESLEVIP
- a CDS encoding FixH family protein; amino-acid sequence: MSNFTLELTHPWRLLGIVLLPILIYYFYRSLVDFPRWQRQTSLVTRSIIVLLLLLALAGLTLSRPTHEQFVVVCVDRSLSVGEEANKVIEPFLKDAVAQAGANRLAYLPFEMSPGQLSTELKSLDPPPAKDPKEANDPKQADPKQADPKQAAPKKEGTNIAAVVEAAIAAVPPGYVPQVVLVTDGNETLGNALQTVLRAGVPVSTVPLPTRQDLETQISAVNLPAQVRQGEPFFVEVVIDSNHDDEGVIQVFRGDHQVVNEKKTIKKGENRFRFQQSIESERLAAFTAQVSGLTSDALLDNNSASGLIYTAGKPRVLIVESDPKLIRDLVAALEQEEIQVDVRPPTGMPDNLSDLQNYEMLMLSNVPATALSQRQMEIARTYVQDLGGGFMMLGGEQSFGLGGYYKSVLEEVLPVRSDFEKEKEKPGLGMVLVIDKSGSMSGDKMEMAKSAARSAVELLGSKDQIGVVAFDGDTFTISEMQSASNKGRISDDISRIEASGGTTMYPAMERAHEMLQQTTARLKHVIILTDGVSSPGDFAGLAAEMNQMKITVSTVGVGADSATDVLEEVAKAGSGRYYFTDDPANIPQIFAKETVTASKSAIDEQPFVPQVIRATQALKGLDVENAPFLLGYVKTRPKPTCELILATEKGDPLLVWWRYGLGMSAAFTSDAKTRWAAEWLTWPEFAKFWAQIVRHTMRKNEAKGVVVEVEQRGGQAFVTLDAVDAAGRFLNQAETELTLIDPRLGNQKLTLAQTAPGRYTGTVDTPLTGAYHLEIAQKKDGQAIYRQSRGMHVGYSDELRLKPTNEPLLKQLAEVSGGRFAPTAAELFKPTERSALRPTPLWPWLVTIAAVLLVLDVFLRRVDLSLLFGRRPLVVQVRGGKTSSQSRPTARTAVKS
- a CDS encoding vWA domain-containing protein, giving the protein MSLAAPLALAWALLTIPIVVFYILKIRLKQVPVSTTIFWRQIFDEKAPRSLWQNLRHWLSLLMQIIWLLLLVGALAEPFFLSEKLQARRIVVVIDNSASMNATDIAPTRLAGAKQAAGRYVSSLRFHDEMAIIAAGTHPRVVCGLTNHERTLQAAIQNIPKTDGPTRVSEGVELAKRLLGESKAGQVLVFSDGGFAEQEKLIDDPLVKLQPIGTQRANIGITQFQVRRSLLDPVGYEILVEVCNAADEPAETRLDLDLNDNPVDVLPLKLAAGETWSRTFEKTSPSGGLLVAKLSTADALLADNRAQAILPTRHTQKILLVSPGNLFLQKAFEANPLVELKMTKELPTSYEPGVWHVFHRLVPKELPPGASFVVDPLAGSDLWEVGEPLANPIVTKQDSESPLMRHVRLDNVILPQARQLRPRAEATTLVGAVSGDPLYFAHIDEKRRALVLTVNLDEGDLTFRTTFPILVTNALSWFAGPAGEMREAVVSGAIANVTLPPGKPAVLRSPNGEVRPLPEKVEKVLIGPLDEVGIWKIEPAVIEASTSPVAPLEELACNLSSKTESDLRVPAGWQAKSATGIAAASFFVRPIWFYLIAAAWLLAIGEWFLYQRRWIG